The Alnus glutinosa chromosome 3, dhAlnGlut1.1, whole genome shotgun sequence nucleotide sequence CACCTCTTTGAAAATATCTATCTGTAAGTAAATTTACTGTATGCATGTGTGCTGATTCTGACCTGCTTTCAGACGAAAATTTATATCCCCCGCTGTATAAACGGAATGGTTTGTATTGGACATGATCCAATAGAGGGGCGCCATGTTGAGTGAGCACTGAAATTTGGCTCTTCATTAAGTTTTAACTATCACGATGGTGTTATTTACACCCCTTTCATTTTGCATCGTTGACATCACTTCTCACGTGtcatatcttttaattttatttcgaaggAAAATTACTTACCTGATCTTTGGGATTTCCGAGTGTACCAAACTGATCCTTCATCTTTGGGATATCAAAAAGGTCATGAACCTTAGGGTGAGTCCAAATTTGGTCTCTGTCATTCAAGTGTTTGACGAAAACCATTAAATTCATACGTAGATGCACACCATGATCAATCATTGACACGTGACAACTGATCACTTGGGCTTGTTGgccttataaaattataatattattctcTCAAATATATAAAGAGAAGGGTCCTCCCACATCATAAAAGAGCGACTACCACCCTTTAGGtgtcttaaatttaattttttttttttttaggaaaaagttTCCAAACCGCTCTCAAACTGTCATCCAATTATCAACGTTCTTTCAAATTTCAGATTGCGTCAATGTTCTTTTCAatctataaaaaattgtcagtccCCCACTAACAAATTTGTCAATGTTTACAATAGTCATAGCATTGCCAGAGGTTTTCACCAGACTCACGGCAGAGCGGTGGGTCTTAAAGGAGAAAAACTTATATGCGGTTGTGGcacaaacccataaatttgTGCCCTCTAATGAGAGAGTGATGAGCCAACTTggaataacttcttttttttgttcttttttttttttttttatgccgcCACTGCCCAGCTCCGACCACTTAGCCCAACCACGCCGCTAAGGAGGAAGGATCCTTCCTGCATAGGAAGCCCCTGCGCATGGATCCTTCTTCCTCAGCGGCATGGTCGAAGCTAGGTGGTGGTAGCGTGGTCGGGGCTAGGTAGTGGCGGCGTGGTCACGCCGTAAGCTGAGCGGCGCAATAGCTAAGGCGACAGCTtcagtaaattattattattttttttcctttagattTGCAATAATAtggtattttgattttttttttttttttaagttgttcTAAGCTAACTTGCCACTCTCTCATTGGAGGGTGCAAAAATATGGATCTATGCCACAACCCCATAGAGGACATTCTCAGTCTTAAAAAgtattttagtctttttaaaaaaaattgttaaaaagacATTTTTACCTTTTTATAGGACAAAATGAGGGCATTAAGAATTTCTAGTTTAAAGGAAAATTGAATTTGATCCAATCCAAAGTTTGGGGGAAACATTGACTATCAGATTGTAGTAGTTTAAACGAAGTACGTAGACGTTTCCcatttaaaaaaactatttactAAAGGAGAGAATTGTAATTTCCTGGGGACTCCGTCCgaagaaataacaaaatttgatattttttttttttttttttttgataagtaacaaaatttgataaattGATTTGATACAAAGTCCAAATCTCAGGGATCAATTCGGTAATGGTGACAGCACAGCAATAATGTGTGTATAGGAACAACGGAAACAATCAATATGATTTTAGTATTGTAAAATACCAACTTTTACGAAAGCCGTTCAGACTGAATGgggaaaaatatttgtaaagcctatattaGATGCCACTTTTGCCACACTCTACTTAAATAGCTCAAttcacaaaattaattttcgtAATTCATTATTAAAGTACATAATTTAATCCAAACACTACCCAAGTAAAGAAGTGACAGAAATGAATCCAAGAAATCAAAATTACGAACCCAATTGAGGTTCACCATTCAATCGTCAAAATCTCCAGCATTCTCCAATAAGTAGTTGGCTGCCAATTCCTCATTGCGATCGCACGCCAAAAAGGCCTCAATGACTAAGGCTCTATCAAATCCCATTGCTTCTAGCTATAAAATGTGAACATAAATTGAAACATTTAAGGGAAAAAGAGTAAGAAacataaagaaagaacaaaggaaaaaagaaaagaaagaaagagcggatatcaaataaaaattaacacatACTCGTTCAATAGCCTCCTGTTCAGCTGAGGTGACATTGATGGCATGAGGCATGTCTTGCTCAGGCTGATCAAAGGCATCCCTGAAAGTAAGAAGATATCATGctgttttgttatttaatagTTCTATGTGGAAGTTTATTTGGGGGATCAATGGTGTCACTATATCTTGGTGCATACAAGCACAGTGCCGCTATCATACAAAcaaaatcaagtttaaagaagaaattaaatCAATTTCCCCAGGTTCAAACCCCGTGCTATAGAGGAGTGCCTGATCGGGCTTTAGTAGCCTAACCTTTCTTTGGGAAGGGGGAGGGGTTTACAGCTTACATTCTTCCTCCGCtctaattttatgaatgatgactcttctttttttttcctcgtgACAATTTTCAGCAGCAAAGGAAAATTGTCACGAGGAACCTATTCAAACTAGAATCTCTGAGGTGCAACCTGAAAGCCATACTCTTTCCAAGAGTTGTCCCCTCACACTCGTATTCAAAAGTTGGTACTGTCAGAGATGATCAAGACCAAGAAAATGGTACAGGATCAAGTGGCAACTTTCaggcttctttttttccttttttggttgGGCAATGAAGGCATAAGAACCACTTTTACTTTCACCTATGCATTACATGGGATCCAGAATTGATACGTTTAACTTTAAAGGCTTTTAAGGTCAAAAAGTTATCTGATTACTAGCACTGAAGTCAACAAAGTCTACCACAAAAACTCCAGGACAATGCTTTTTAAGTAATGCCATTATTGAAAGGAATTTTCACTAAAGATGACGACAACATTGAGTGATAAAGAAGATGATGACTATAAGTAACAATGAAGAGTGTACCCGCTAAAGATATCCAATAACTTGTAATGAGCAAAGATGTcttgactagtttttttttttttttttctattattcatCTGAGGATTTAGTGGATATGCCTATATAAGTACTGACCCTTCAGAACCCTCAAGAGGTTCATTTATCAACTGAAGAAACTCAGCGTGGTGCTCCTGAATTAGTCTTAAAAGCTGGGGATTTTGCTTTCCGAGCTCCTGAAGCATTGGCTGTACCGAAAGCAGTAGTTTAACTCCAAAACATTGGAAAGCCAGTAAGattcaaatacaaataaaaaaattgatacagACCTGTAATATCTGTGGATTTGCTTGCACCATTGAACGCAGTGCTTGAAACTAAAAtgcaaacagaaaaacaaaaaacaaaaaatcagtaTCACTGTAGAAGTTCGATAAGCATAAAACAGGAcctaaaatcaaacaaacagaTCATTTGGTATCACCACTTATAAaaatgcaaacaaaaaaatcagtATCACAGTAAAAGTTCGACAAGCATAACAGGACCTAAAATCAAATACATCGTTTGGTATTACCACTTATAGGCCATAAATGAAATCCAACATCCAATGCAGAATTTTGCTAGACATATCAACCAGTAAAAGTCCAAATGACGAGTGTTCTCTGGTTTGAGTTGTCAGATGCGTACTTCTATATTTTCCCTCTATGCCCCCTCTATCATACGCATTAAATTATTGTTGATGTTATTTAATGGAGATAAAAATGCCATGATTGATAAGAATAGAAATAATTAGCACAAGCCACGGAAATTAAATTATCAACAAGTTCATTTATTAAGATGCAATGCTTTCttaaaatctcataaacagAACTAAAAGATtcttaaattaaagaaaataaagaaatgaataGAACAGGAACCCCACCTGTGGATTGTTTCGAAGAAATTCAAGAGATCCAAgtcctccaccaccaccaccgccaccaaGTGTCTCCTGGAAAATTCCAGCTTCTAAAATTTAAGGAACAAGATAGTGAATACAGATAATGGAAGTCCATCCATCATCTGAATTTCTTACCTGAGGAAACATATTCAAGGGTGACGAGTTAGGCGCTCCAGACACTGGTGCAGTGGCTGCACCTGTTTCAGCTGCCTGACTTGCAGGGAAACGAGGCACTGGTACTGCAACTTCTGCTGCTTCTGGAATACCCTGAAGGTAGATCAACATTAGCATCTCAATCAAGACAAAGTATACAACAGAACACTTGTGGATTTTCAACATACAGAATATAAGTAGTCGACTGCTCGCTCTGGGTTGTTATAAGCTGCTCGAAGTGCACGGGTAACTGTTTCTCTGTCCCAGTTACCCCCACCCATATCCATTATTTGTTGAATAGTCTGCTCAAGACTATTACCAGCAACTAAATTTGAAGCAGCTTGTCCATAGGTATCAGGAGCACTGTAACAAGatgtaatacatatatataagcattTTCTTATATTGATAACCAAAGGATGCACCCAAGTACatagaaatatacaagagaagcacCTAAccataaaaagagaagaaatcaAGACTTGAGAAActagaaatatgaaaacaatcaTAGGCAAACCATCCATTGGAAAAGGGTGTAGAAAAAGAAGGCCTTCAACTCCGCCAATGTCCTCTCACAGTCTTCAAAGCTTcgatcatttctctctctccaaatacaccacagcatGCATAGCAGAATCATTTCCAAATAGCTTCACTTTAAGGACTACAAAACTTCCCTCTCCAACAAGTGAAGAAATCTTTCACCTAACGAGGCACCCACGCTAAATCAAATAGTCCGAATATTGAGCACTGTAAGGCACTAACTGTCTCGCAATGAAATAAAAGGGGGTCAACAGTTTCCCCACTCTTTTTTGCACATACAATACCAATCTACAACAATGATATGCCGCTTTCTTGTTGTCCAAAGTGAGTATCTTACCCGAAGCGACCAACCAAGTGAAAAAAGACACTCAAAGGAGCCTAACTCCGCCAAATACACATCCAAGGAAAGGGAGTGCTATCACAAGGTATTAATATACACTATAGAACCATCTCACATCAGACAATCCTTTCTTTGAGGGATTCCAACAAAGCTTGTCTACCCTGTCTTCTCTCAATTTGATGGAATACAATTGATCAAAAAATGCCAGACAGAACTTCAACTTCAAATCATGTGCCACTCTAACAAAATTGACCGTCCGCTATGGGGAACTATTAGAGAATAGAAAATGATCAGCCACAGAAGCATCCCTAGAGCAAGCAATGCTAAACAACTCTGGAAATGCTTCCTTAAGGGTTTGATCCCCGCActacacatcatgccaaaaactaatcttGGAGCCGTCACCCACCTCAAATTGAGTGTCTTGAAAACACCTTCCAACCTTTCCTGATGAATTTCCAGAGACCCACCCCAATATtgataaattaataaaactcTTTGTGCTTTGCACCTAGAAAGGAAGTCCAATCATATGTAGTAATGAAATATCGCCATTTTGTATGTAATATTAACTaatttacttgttttttttttttttgataagtaataagacTTTAtaaatgaaagcgtaaggcgcccctaagtacacaggcaGTATACAAGGAGAAACCTAAGCTAacccacaaaaacccaaaaacagccCACATTACCACCCAAGAACCAGCCCACATTACCACCCAACCCTATGCCCCTAAGCCCCTAAGGCTCACAATCTTCAACCATATCCCATCGCCTATgttcctcatcaagggcagagaggagAGCCATAGATCTATCCCCCTTTTCCCCGAAATACAAAGAGCATGCCATAGACAACTCCGAAGAAGTCAAAGACTTCTTCCCTTTACACTTCTCCTGAATTAAAGACTTGTAGGAGGGAACATCCAGGGAGGAGGAAGGAAGGATCCTCCCTTCCGGCGAGTCCATGTTCGATCCCTGACAAATCCTCCGACCagctttcctacgcctagagggatagttcgtgtcaccatagttgatggaactCTGCAAATTAAGaagttccctttttcctttagacttctggCGCTCAAAAACCTGAAACTCCTCTTCCATGGCGTCCCGAACAGCCAAAGTCCcctccccaaaatccccatccaaCGCCCAATCTAAAGGCAAAACTTCCGaataatcatcttcatcctcctcccatACTACAATATCCCCATTGATGGCCTCCTGAGGCACCACCGTTGGGACTGAAATCGGGGGAAGATTAAGGAACCCCTTCCTAAAAATGCCCTGACTCACTGACGTCGTTGCCTTCTTTATTGCAGGATTTTTTACCACCTTCTCCGCTGTCGTCACTTGACCTGAGACCCACTTATCCACGAAACCAACTGACATCTTCACAGCTTGCAAAGAGTCAGAAAGTAGCCCATCATCCCATTTTACAGAATGCCTTTCCCTCAGTTTTTTCGCCCTTCTGTAGTAACACTGGAATGGCTTAGATGCCATCACAGGGAGGGGAGAACGCAGCTTCTCTCCTAAAAGAGTAGCACCAGCGAGAGACGGAGCGGCAAAAGAGTGATTAGGGTACTGAATCTTCCCCAGAGGCATGAACTTGAATGAAGTAATAATAGAACCCACCGGAATACCCAACTCCAGCGCCGGAGAGGGGGGGAAGCCGAACAAGATAGTGGCTGGATACACCCTCGAACTAGAGACCTCCGAATGCACCTGGGAACTGTTCGTTTCACCCCTGACAAGAACCACCGATCTTGGATCTGTCCCTGTAACAGTCGCCGATAGGGACTCCGGCCTAGGATAGATCTCAGCCGAAGAAGCTGGACTCACACCCACTTTATCTCCCACCTTTGACGCCTCCACACCCCCAGGAAGAATCCGATTCAGAACCAACCCAGAGGACATCTCAGGTATCGTCTCCGGCGAGGTTGGCGGCGAACAGGAGATATTAGGTTTCCGCTTGATTCGGGTCACGCGAAAACCCGTAG carries:
- the LOC133863728 gene encoding ubiquitin receptor RAD23b-like — protein: MKLTVKTLKGSHFEIRVQPSDTIMAVKKNIEDIQGKDNYPCGQQLLIHNGKVLKDETTLAENKVTEDGFLVVMLSKSKTLGSAGASSTQPASTNPPITAPTSNSTPEPEAPVQAPTLESASSASDMETARAPDTYGQAASNLVAGNSLEQTIQQIMDMGGGNWDRETVTRALRAAYNNPERAVDYLYSGIPEAAEVAVPVPRFPASQAAETGAATAPVSGAPNSSPLNMFPQETLGGGGGGGGLGSLEFLRNNPQFQALRSMVQANPQILQPMLQELGKQNPQLLRLIQEHHAEFLQLINEPLEGSEGDAFDQPEQDMPHAINVTSAEQEAIERLEAMGFDRALVIEAFLACDRNEELAANYLLENAGDFDD